GTCAGCAGCGCATGAGGGTGCAGGATATGGTGTTCGTATACGCCAGAGAGTTTTTCGGTGCGGGTTTGTTTAGGAATACCGTAGAGGATATTCAGTGCAGCCTGAACCGCCCAACAGACGAAAAGCGTGGAGGTGACGTGATCTTTTGCCCACTCCAGCACCTGTTTGATCTGCGGCCAGTAGGCAACGTCATTGAACTCCACCAGACCCAGCGGCGCGCCGGTGACAATCAGCCCATCGAAGTTTTCATCGCGGATATCATCGAAGTTGCAGTAGAAGTTATTCAGATGCTCAGAAGGCGTGTTGCGCGACTCGCGGGCATCGATACGCAGCAGCTGGATATCAACCTGTAACGGAGAGTTGGAGAGCAGGCGCAGGAACTGGTTTTCTGTTTCAATCTTCTTTGGCATCAGATTGAGAATGAGCACCTTCAGCGGGCGAATTTCCTGACCTGTCGCGCGTGAAGCCGTCATGACAAAGACGTTCTCTTCACGTAAGAAATTGACGGCTGGTAGCTCGTCCTGCACCCGTATCGGCATATCGTTGAATCCTCAAAGCATACGTATAAACGTTTAGACATCCAGACAGCTAACGATACCGAGATCCGGCCCGAATGTCGAGTCTGCAAGAGGAAGGTGAGAAAGTTTCACGGAGAGAAATAAAGCCAAAAGCAAAAAACCCCGCACCTTACGGTACGGGGTTCTTCTTGTTTGATGCCTGGCAGTTCCCTACTCTCACATGGGGAGACCCCACACTACCATCGGCGCTACGGCGTTTCACTTCTGAGTTCGGCATGGGGTCAGGTGGGACCACCGCGCTAAAGCCGCCAGGCAAATTCTGTTAATCTGTATCAAAGCTGAAATTTGATTGTCTGTCTCTTCGCCGAAACAGCTTCGGCGTTGTAAGGTTAAGCCTCACGGTTCATTAGTATCGGTTAGCTCAACGCATCGCTGCGCTTACACACCCGACCTATCAACGTCGTCGTCTTCAACGTTCCTTCAGGAGACTTAAAGTCTCAGGGAGAACTCATCTCGGGGCAAGTTTCGTGCTTAGATGCTTTCAGCAC
This region of Enterobacter cancerogenus genomic DNA includes:
- the metA gene encoding homoserine O-acetyltransferase MetA; translation: MPIRVQDELPAVNFLREENVFVMTASRATGQEIRPLKVLILNLMPKKIETENQFLRLLSNSPLQVDIQLLRIDARESRNTPSEHLNNFYCNFDDIRDENFDGLIVTGAPLGLVEFNDVAYWPQIKQVLEWAKDHVTSTLFVCWAVQAALNILYGIPKQTRTEKLSGVYEHHILHPHALLTRGFDDSFLAPHSRYADFPAQLIRDYTDLEILAETENGDAYLFASKDKRIAFVTGHPEYDPDTLASEFFRDLEAGLNPDVPYNYFPKNDPQNTPRATWRSHGNLLFTNWLNYYVYQITPYDLRHMNPTLE